AACATTAGCCGCTGCGGTAGTTCCTGTACTTGTTGGTGCTTCGTTGGCTTATCAGAATGAACTGCTTAACTGGACCAACACTTCCGTTGCTTTAATTTGCGCTATGCTCATTCAGATTGGGACTAATTTTGCGAATGACTACTTCGATTTTGTAAAAGGTTCTGACACCGACGAACGTATAGGCTTCAGGCGAGCCACCGCTGCCGGACTTATTTCCCCCGAACAAATGAAAAGTGCCACCATCCTCACCATGGGACTCGCTTTTATCTTTGGGCTATATCTGGTTTGGGCCGCAGGTTGGATTGTATTAGCAATCGGTGTTTTATCACTCATATTTGGAGTTCTATATACAGGAGGTCCTTTCCCGCTTGGATACAATGGTTTGGGTGATGTTTTTGTATTTCTATTTTTCGGGATTGTAGCTGTTATGACCACCTATTACGTTAATGCACTCGAATGGTCGGAAGCTTCTTTTTGGGCTTCCCTGGCGATTGGAGGACTTTGTGTAAATATTTTAGTGGTGAATAATCTTCGTGATGTAGATCAGGACAGGAAATCAGGCAAACGTACTTTGGGCGTTCTGTTTGGTGAAATCACCCTCAAGTTTGAATATCTCCTGATGGTGGTTTTAGCTTTTGCAATACCTCCCCACTTTTATGTTCAGTTGGGATATAATATCTGGATTATGCTTCCGTATTTATCCCTGCCGATAGCAAGTTATTACGTGTATAAAATCTGGACTGAGCAAGACAAGAAGAATCTTAACCCTATGCTGGAGCGAACCGCCAAGTACATGGTCATTTTCGGGATTCTCTTTTCCATAGGAATTTTAATGAATGGAATGAATGCTTAGTTATTACAAATATCGGCTTCCTTTCAAACAACCTTTCCGGTCAGCCGGCAAGGAATTCGCTTACCGGGAAGGGCTGATTCTTGTATTCAATGACGGAGAGGTTGAAGCCTATGGTGAAGTAGCTCCTCTCCCTGGCTTTTCTAACGAAACGCTAGCACAAGTAACTGAGGTTTTGAAGATGAACGGCAATCATCTGCAGGAAACCATTGCCAATGGAAATGGAGCAGAAACCCTCAAGATGTTAGATCAGATTCACCACTTCCCTTCTCTGGGTTTTGGGCTCGACACCCTTTTGCACGATTTAGAGGCAAAGAAAAAAGGCATTTCTCTTGGAGATCACTTGTTCAAAGATTTCCCCGAAAGTGTTACGGCAAACGCTACACTTCCATTGAACGAAACGGCTAAAACTCTAACTAAAGCAAAGTCTTTAATCGAGCAAGGATTTGAAACCCTTAAAGTTAAAGTTGGCGATGATTTTGAAACTGAACTAAACCTTTTGCAAGATCTACGAAATCAATTTCCGGACATAAAAATACGGATCGATGCAAATCAGGCATGGAATCAAGAGGAAGCGATAAAGCATTTAAAAACTTTACAAGCACTTGATATAGAGTATTGCGAACAACCTGTTGCTGAGGATAGAATAGCTGAATTAGCAATGGTAAAAGAGAACAGTGAAATTCCTATTGCCGCAGATGAATCAATAAGGAACAAAGAGCAGGCAACGGAACTATCAGAGAAAAAAGCAGCAGACCTCTTCGTACTGAAACCAATGCTATTGGGAACATTTGATAATATATTCGTAACAAATCGGACATCAGTTACTCATAATATTGAGTCTATATTTACTACCTCGTTAGAAAGTGCTGTTGGCAGAGCTGTAATTGCCACATTTGCTGCAGGCTTGGGAAGGAAGTTTCGGGCTCAGGGTTTAGCTACCGGAAATTTGTTCAGGCATGATGTGAGCCCTGCAAAGTGGCTCAATCAGCCAGTTATATCATTCCCTAAAAAAAACGGTTTGGGAATTAAGTTGGATTTGGAAGGACTAAAGAAGGTATTTTAAGCTATGTTTAAATCGCGATTGCATATGTTTGAGTTTCGGAAAAAGGAAGCACCCCAGGTGTTTCTTTCGTCTCAGCATGGAATGTACACCTACAGTGATTTAGAACGTTTTACTGCTTTTTTTAAAGATCTTGTTGAGAAAAAAGCCGATTCCATTAAATGGCCCGTTGCCTTTATTTCGGAATCCAGCGATATGCTCATATTTGGAATCGCAGCCTGCTGGAGGCTTGGCATCCCCTTTATTCCCATCAACCCCAAGATTAAGAATGAGGAGCTCCAACATCATCTGGATGCTTTAAAACCTGTTCTGGTTTTTTGTGATACTGCCAACCGACAGCGTTTGGGTGATGACCACGTCATAAAGATGGATGAGAATTTTTTCCTGAATGCTTTTACTTATGACATGCGAAACGTTGATCTGCCTGAACCTGAGTCCATCGACGATTCCCAAATTTTTGGATACTTCTTTACTTCAGGCACCACCAGCAAGCCTAAGATCGTGCCTCTGAAACGCCGCCAAATTAAGGCAGCAGCAAAAGCTTCAGCTCAGAACTTTAAGCCCGACCCCAACCACTTCTGGCTGCTTTGCCTCCCGCTTAATCACATTGGCGGAATTTCGATTATCATACGGTCCGTTATTTATGACACCGCTATTTACAGGCTTGGAAATTTCCATGAGGAAATGGTAAAAGAATTCCTGGGCGAGAATAAACGATTTCAGGCAGCTTCTTTAGTCCCCACTATGCTCAAGCGACTTTTAGACGATCCGCTTTTTAAAACGCACCGCGAGTTCAAATCAATTTTACTGGGGGGCGGACCTATCTCAGAAACGCTTCTCAAGAAGTCAGCTGAACGTGGTATCCCCATTGTTTCCAGTTATGGCATGACGGAAACCTGTGCCCAAATTATCGCTAATCCCCTCCTTGCTCCTTCCGGAATGTACACGCCGCTGAAAAGTGTGGGTAAGCCCTTCCCTCCTAACAAAATGCAAATTCGGGATGATGAGGGAAAGGTTCTGGGTAAAAATCAGTCGGGCGCACTTTGGCTCCACGGACCTCAGATTTTTGACGGCTATTACGACAGCGATGAAAACGAAGGCCGTTTTGATGAGGACGGCTGGTTTAACACCGGTGACTTTGGCCATATAAATGGCTTTGGGCATTTATTCATAGAATCCCGAAGGTCAGATTTAATTATTACCGGTGGTGAGAATGTGAACCCAACCGAAGTTGAGGAGGCCATGGCTAAGCTCTCCACTATAGAAGAAGCTGTGGTTATTGGCTTGCCTGATGAAGAATGGGGCCAAAAAGTAACCGCGGTAGTCACCCTCAAAAATGGCAAAACTCCTGACCTGCTTGAAATCCGGAATCAGCTCAAAGACTCCCTCACTGATTTTAAAATCCCCCGAGAGCTGAAGATCGTGAAAGACTTCCCAAAAACTAACACCGGCAAGGTCAAGCGCTGGGAACTGGTTAAGAGGTTTCAATAACCAAACTCTACTTTTCTTCCAATCCCATATCTGTTACGCTCACCCATTCAGGAATCTCCGATTAGCTCTTGTTTTTATTAGTGAAGGTTCTATCTTGGCAAAACGTTAAGGAGTAATTCCTTACAAAAGAATGATTTTATCCGGCGACTTTATACGACTAAGCAGACGGATAACATCCAAGAAACACCGAATAATGAGTTTGAAGAGTGATCACCGGATCTTATCCACCGCGCCCTAAAAAACCCCTTGTTCGGATAATATTATGTTAGTGGGCTTATATACAAATCACTTTTAGATGTCTAATAATGAAACTGTAAGGCAGCATTTTGTGCCTCGTGTTTACTTAAAGCATTTCGGTATTAAGCGTAAAAAGAATTATAAAATTAATGCTTTAAACAAAGAGGATCCCTCCAAAATTATTTTTCCAAGTGTAAATCAGGTTTGTGTAGTAAATGACTTATATACGCTTACTGGTGAAACTGAAGAAGAAAGACAAGCCATCGAAAACTTTTACTCTTATGAATTAGAAGCAAAATACGACGAAGTCTATAACATTTTGACCGATCCTACCAAAAAGGAAATTACAGATGATGAAAATGACTTAATCATTAAGACAGTTATTACTTTACTCTATCGAAATTATAAATGGATTAGTGTTTTCAATAGCTTTCTTGAAAGGGTTTTTGAAGACGCAATACAACTTTGTCAAAGTGAAGGGAAAGATAGTTTTAATTTTCTTGGTAGAAACTTAACAATACATGAGAAAAATGCTTCTGACTTGACAAAAGAACATTTCCAAAGAAACCGAGAGTCACAAGTCCTTACACAATTAAAGGTTGCTTATCGTTTATATGAAGTAAGAAAAAAATCAGGGTTGTTCGTAACTCAATTATCAGATCAAGATTCTAGTTTCTTAACAAGTGATAACCCCGTAATAATATCAAGTTCTCACAAAGAATTTGTTGTCCCTTTTGACCCCGAGAATGTATTAATGCTTCCCCTTGATAAAGATTTTCTGCTTTATATAATGCCTCTATCAGATATTAGTAGAGTTAACTATATAGCGAGAGACACTAAAAAGGGGACTCTTGCAAAAATGGAGGCTCTTTCATCAAACTTTCAACAACTACAAAATTGTGAACGGTTTATTTTCGGAAGAAAAAGAACAATTAATCAGCTTATCAATCAAAAAGAAAACCTAGAAAAAGTTCCAGTATCTGATGATAAGACAAAGTCTTACAGCGAAGTCTTAGGACAATGCAAAAAGTATGGCATTATTTAACTAATGCATTTTATTACCAAACATTATTCTATTAAAATTTTGTAGCATGATTGAAACTATCGCTCAATTGCTAAATGAATTCAAAGAAGTTTCACTTGAAAAAATCAATAGGGATGATTCGGACATTACTCATCGACCCACAATTGGGAATATCTTTGAAGGATTAACAAGTGAACTTTTAGAACAAGCTGTTTTTAAAGGTTTAAATCTTAAGGTTGTTCGTCAAAGCTTTATATACAATGAAAAAAATAACATAAGTGATGAAATCGACTGTATGTTGGTTTCAGGAGACGGAAAACATATAAATTTTACCAACCAATACAAGTATCACATCTCCCAAGTCATAGCAGTAATTCAAGTAAAGAAAAAATTATACGCTAACGACATTGTTGATTCTCACCACAACCTCCATTCCGTTTTTAGACTTAGACAAGATAGATTACTAAGTGATGGCGAAAAAGAAATGTTCTACGATGCATTCAGGCTATTGAATTCTAAACCACCACCCAACTATGAGGACCTTCATAATTATTCAGCTAAGGAACAGCTTTCGTATTCAACATTATTGTTAGAGGCTGTCTTGCCGGCTAGAATAGTATTTGGGTATTTCGGTTATAAGAATGAGTATGAATTGAGAAATGGGTTTATCAATAAGGTTGAAAACCTTCTAAATGAACAAGTTAATGAAGGTAATTATTTATCTGGTTTTAGCCCGGCAACATTTCCTAATTTAATTATTTGTAATAACATAAGTATTGTTAAGAATAATGGAATGCCTTTTGGAATTCCATTTAGCGATAATAAATTTTTTTGGGAGGTTCTAACTTCTTCGACTGGTGACCCTATTAAAAACCTCCTTGAAATTATTTGGACTAAATTATCATATAAATTTGGGATCAGTTCTAAAATTTTTGGAGATGATTTCAGTATTGAACAAACTCATCCATTTTTAGCTTGCACTAATAAAAAAATAAAAGGACATCTCCACGGGTGGGATATTTATTATCACGAATTATCAAAAAATCAGTTAGAGATACCTCTCACTTCTACACCATGGAAACCAGTTGAAATAAACCCAAATTTACAAGTTATACTGTTAATATTGGGTAGCCAAGGTTCAATTGATATTGAAAATGACGAGGAGTTTTTAGATTACATTCAAAGTCATGATTTAATAAAAGAAGAAATCATAGATAAGTTGGTTTCTTCAAGATTGGTCTATATTGAGAATAATCAAATGAGATTATTAACAGATAATCTGAATGTTGTAAATACACCGGATGGGAAGATATTTGCCGGTGACGATAAAAATGGAGAGCTACAACAATTCTTATTGAATTATCTAGAAAAGAAATACAAATAGCCCACTAACAATGCGTTTTAAATCGGACGCGGACGGGGTGCGATGGAAACTTGTTTGCAAGCAATTAATTTCGCTACTTCAACCAAATCATAATCCCCGCGCCGTTTAAAAGCAGGGGCTTTACCCTCCACCAAACAGTAACCCATCAAGCTACTCTATAATGCTGCCAACTATATATCTGATTATTGCCGGATTTGTATCCCTTCTTAACAATAACCTTGCAACCACCGAGTCGGTTTATACCCAAAGGCCAGTTGACTCCGAAGCCTATTATTTTACTCCTCAAAACTACGGTATTAAAGCAGACGGAATAATGGATATCTCAGATGCACTTCAAAAAGCCATTAATAAGGTGAAGGAGGAGAAAAATTACGGAATACTGTTTATACCGGAAGGTACTTACCTGATTAGTAAAACTATTTATGTGCCTAAAGCAGTGCGCCTTATCGGGTACGGAAAAAACCGTCCGGAAATCATTTTGGGGAAAAATGCCCCGGGATATCAGGCTGAGAACAGCACGGAAGAAAAGTATATGATCTGGTTCACCAGCAATATGGTTACCAGCGAAAATAAACCCAGCGATGCAAGTCCGGGTACTTTTTACAGTGCCATTTCAAATATCAATCTCAGGATTGGTGAAGGAAACCCAAACGCCGTTGCCTTGCGAACACATTATGCCCAGCATGGATTTGTAAGTCATTCCATAATAAATATAGGATCAGGTAAAGCGGGCATTTCTGACGTGGGAAATGAAATGGAAAACGTTCGTTTATTGGGTGGAGAGTATGGAATCATATCCGGAGCAACTTCCCCGAGCTGGCCCATGATGATGGTGGATACCTATTTTGAAGGTCAGCGCAAGGCAGCTATTCAGACAAATAATGCCGGCCTCACAATAGTGAATATGCATGTAAAGAATGTCCCCATAGGTCTGGAGATGCGCGAAGGCTCAACGGACCGTTTGTTTATTGAAAACAGCCTGTTTGAAAATGTGAGTGATGCCGCATTACTCATCAATGGGAAGTATAACAGCACGAATCAGATTAATGTGGTGAATATACATGCCCGAAATGTCCCCACATTTGCACGCTTCAGAAATACGGGTGAGGAAATAAAAGGGGAAAATAATACTTACACGGTAAGAGAATTTACCCATGGTCTTGTAATGGACGATTTAAATTCAGATTCAGAATTTGAAACGATAACCGATATCGTATCCTCGGACAGAGTCCCCACTAAACTTCAGCGAACTATACCGCCCCTCCCTCCTATGGAAAACTGGGTAAATATAAAAGATTTGGGTGCGGTCGGAGATGGTAAAACGGATGATACTGAAGCTTTTAAAAAAGCCATTGAAAAGCACAAAGTCATTTATGTTCCACAAGGCTGGTATCATATTACCGAAACCATAAAGATGGCTCCCGGAACTAAATTGATAGGTTTACATCCGTGGGCAACTCAGTTCATTATAAAAGAAAGTGAACCTGCATTTAGCGGATTCGGAGCTCCTGTTCCTATGTTAGAATCGTACGAAGGTGGTGATGATATGTTGAACGGTATAGGCATTTCAACAGGTGGATATAATTATCGGGCTGTTGGATTAAAATGGATGGCTAACGAAAATTCACTGGTTAATGATGTGAAATTTGTGGGAGGTCATGGTACTATGGTTCCTCCCTCATCATCATCAGAAAGTTATCGGAGGTCTGAGCGGCGGATCAGTGCTCCCGGAAGTCCAGTTTATGAAGAAGGGATGGATGAAGCCTGGGACAATCAGTTCTGGAGTTTATGGATTACCAATAACGGTGGCGGAACTTTCAAAGATATCTGGACCGCCAACAGCTACGCTGCAAGCGGAATGCTTGTGAGTAATACTTCTACTCCCGGACGAATATTTGCGATGTCTCTGGAGCATCACCTCCGCAACGAGGCTCGTTTTGATCATGTCTCAAACTGGAAGATGTACGCTTTTCAATTTGAGGAAGAGTACAAAGAAGGCATTGATGCGATTTCAATTGAGATATCAAACTCACACGATCTGTTTTTTGGAAATCTGTGGTTGTATCGAACCATTCGGGTTGAAACTCCAAAACGGTTTGGCATGCGCCTCTGGAATTCCCGGGATATTGAGATCAGAAACCTTCGTAATTACACACAGAAATTATGGGTGAATGAGTTTCCGGTATGGGATGTAAACAAGGAACTTGCCGCCTATCCGTGGCACTTTGCAAAGTTAACCATAACAGGGAATGAAGAACCTAATCTGGATTCAGATTTCCGGATTGGAGAAGTAAATCGCCTGGCCTCAGGATTTGATTTTGCTCTGGGAATAACCTCAGACAGCGAAGGAAATATTTATTTTTGTGAAACCAAAAAGAGACGAATCTACAAATGGTCGGCAGAAACAAATACGGTTTCGCTGCTTGCTGATTTTCCTTTCCAGCCTTTTGCTCTGGCTACCGATTCAGAAGATAATTTATTGGTAGTAGCCCGGTACGATCCCCAGCCTGGTTATTTGGTGAATGGGGAGCAGGAACAGG
The window above is part of the Balneola sp. genome. Proteins encoded here:
- the menC gene encoding o-succinylbenzoate synthase gives rise to the protein MLSYYKYRLPFKQPFRSAGKEFAYREGLILVFNDGEVEAYGEVAPLPGFSNETLAQVTEVLKMNGNHLQETIANGNGAETLKMLDQIHHFPSLGFGLDTLLHDLEAKKKGISLGDHLFKDFPESVTANATLPLNETAKTLTKAKSLIEQGFETLKVKVGDDFETELNLLQDLRNQFPDIKIRIDANQAWNQEEAIKHLKTLQALDIEYCEQPVAEDRIAELAMVKENSEIPIAADESIRNKEQATELSEKKAADLFVLKPMLLGTFDNIFVTNRTSVTHNIESIFTTSLESAVGRAVIATFAAGLGRKFRAQGLATGNLFRHDVSPAKWLNQPVISFPKKNGLGIKLDLEGLKKVF
- a CDS encoding 1,4-dihydroxy-2-naphthoate octaprenyltransferase produces the protein MKESKSALWVEAARPQTLAAAVVPVLVGASLAYQNELLNWTNTSVALICAMLIQIGTNFANDYFDFVKGSDTDERIGFRRATAAGLISPEQMKSATILTMGLAFIFGLYLVWAAGWIVLAIGVLSLIFGVLYTGGPFPLGYNGLGDVFVFLFFGIVAVMTTYYVNALEWSEASFWASLAIGGLCVNILVVNNLRDVDQDRKSGKRTLGVLFGEITLKFEYLLMVVLAFAIPPHFYVQLGYNIWIMLPYLSLPIASYYVYKIWTEQDKKNLNPMLERTAKYMVIFGILFSIGILMNGMNA
- a CDS encoding gluconolaconase, which produces MLPTIYLIIAGFVSLLNNNLATTESVYTQRPVDSEAYYFTPQNYGIKADGIMDISDALQKAINKVKEEKNYGILFIPEGTYLISKTIYVPKAVRLIGYGKNRPEIILGKNAPGYQAENSTEEKYMIWFTSNMVTSENKPSDASPGTFYSAISNINLRIGEGNPNAVALRTHYAQHGFVSHSIINIGSGKAGISDVGNEMENVRLLGGEYGIISGATSPSWPMMMVDTYFEGQRKAAIQTNNAGLTIVNMHVKNVPIGLEMREGSTDRLFIENSLFENVSDAALLINGKYNSTNQINVVNIHARNVPTFARFRNTGEEIKGENNTYTVREFTHGLVMDDLNSDSEFETITDIVSSDRVPTKLQRTIPPLPPMENWVNIKDLGAVGDGKTDDTEAFKKAIEKHKVIYVPQGWYHITETIKMAPGTKLIGLHPWATQFIIKESEPAFSGFGAPVPMLESYEGGDDMLNGIGISTGGYNYRAVGLKWMANENSLVNDVKFVGGHGTMVPPSSSSESYRRSERRISAPGSPVYEEGMDEAWDNQFWSLWITNNGGGTFKDIWTANSYAASGMLVSNTSTPGRIFAMSLEHHLRNEARFDHVSNWKMYAFQFEEEYKEGIDAISIEISNSHDLFFGNLWLYRTIRVETPKRFGMRLWNSRDIEIRNLRNYTQKLWVNEFPVWDVNKELAAYPWHFAKLTITGNEEPNLDSDFRIGEVNRLASGFDFALGITSDSEGNIYFCETKKRRIYKWSAETNTVSLLADFPFQPFALATDSEDNLLVVARYDPQPGYLVNGEQEQVKTLPDDNEAYSSWGNSGWASYTYSIDPDDPDNTFRIMPRIATADIKEFSKTYYPSGRWHYTFDDAAVYYPDSAFVAPDGMTYIQEVYDIGRTASLAAAVPGESIYAMDEISMRTVKMDVGEKGKLSNLREVLPRGQYDTAIDNDGNLYVLDGQIFVYDKDMNEINRINLTERPLSITFGGKDGNTLFITTANSLFGMRVK